In Bacteroidota bacterium, a single window of DNA contains:
- a CDS encoding GtrA family protein gives MRDSQKQVIKYFIIGISAVLVDLVVYYGSSFLIESLSIAKALGFIVGSFYTFFLNKFWTWKDKRKTGITQLSKFFTIYGVSLFINVAVNELFLQIVPNFELFTQINNPLKESIFEITFQLDKLFAFVCATIASAIWNFFGQKYWVFRK, from the coding sequence GTGAGGGACTCTCAAAAGCAAGTCATTAAATATTTCATTATCGGTATCTCTGCGGTACTGGTTGACTTGGTGGTATATTATGGTAGTTCATTTTTGATCGAATCGCTGAGCATTGCCAAAGCACTTGGATTTATTGTTGGATCATTTTATACTTTTTTTCTAAATAAATTTTGGACATGGAAAGATAAACGCAAAACCGGCATTACCCAACTATCCAAATTCTTTACTATCTACGGAGTGTCTTTGTTCATCAACGTAGCTGTCAATGAATTGTTTTTGCAAATCGTTCCTAACTTTGAATTATTTACACAAATCAACAACCCTCTAAAAGAATCCATTTTTGAAATCACATTTCAATTGGACAAACTATTTGCGTTTGTGTGTGCAACAATTGCATCTGCCATCTGGAATTTTTTCGGTCAGAAATACTGGGTTTTTAGAAAATAG
- a CDS encoding glycosyltransferase family 4 protein, producing the protein MKKVLVIGNRIPFPARDGGALATLQILKLYVKAGFEVDFVSLNTNKHYVATEIIQSELNFLSSVQTVDINTDLSVTGLLKNLCFTRQSYNLERFYSYAFEQAVLRQIKDNNYAFIHLESLFSCTVLPMIKKQTSASVYVRVHNIEHQIWKRMAESADSIVKRIYLKIMANRLKREELSLYALSHGLLYISHIDMEYYRKQLPAVQHFYLPYIVNSIEDGDALNQITHSVCFIGSMEWLPNLQGIQWFLDKVWNNVRVAIPQAVLRIAGKGIGNKIQSNSAKGIEVVGEVPFSTAFMKQHQGLIVPLFSGSGIRIKTIEAMSNGVPVISTSIGAQGLSVTNRDDILIADTAKAFAKAVIELLQEESLRNTISTNGKAYVQKHHNEASAIDLLSKL; encoded by the coding sequence TTGAAGAAAGTATTGGTCATAGGAAACAGAATTCCATTCCCTGCCCGTGATGGAGGTGCATTAGCAACTTTGCAAATTCTGAAACTATACGTTAAAGCAGGTTTTGAAGTTGATTTTGTGAGCCTCAATACGAATAAACATTATGTTGCAACTGAAATTATTCAAAGTGAGTTGAACTTTTTATCCTCTGTTCAGACGGTTGATATTAATACAGACCTGAGTGTTACAGGGTTATTAAAGAATCTGTGCTTTACACGTCAATCATACAATCTTGAACGATTCTATTCATACGCATTTGAACAAGCTGTATTAAGACAAATTAAGGATAATAATTATGCCTTTATTCATTTAGAAAGTTTGTTTTCGTGCACCGTATTGCCGATGATTAAAAAACAGACTTCTGCATCTGTGTATGTTAGGGTGCATAATATTGAGCACCAGATATGGAAAAGAATGGCTGAGAGTGCTGATAGTATTGTTAAGAGAATTTATCTCAAAATAATGGCTAACAGATTAAAGAGAGAAGAGTTGTCTTTGTATGCTCTTAGCCATGGACTACTATACATTTCCCATATAGATATGGAATACTACCGGAAACAACTACCCGCAGTGCAACATTTTTATCTGCCCTATATAGTGAATAGTATAGAGGATGGTGATGCACTAAATCAGATTACTCATTCTGTATGTTTTATTGGGTCTATGGAATGGTTGCCCAATTTGCAAGGAATACAGTGGTTTTTGGATAAAGTCTGGAACAATGTGAGAGTTGCAATTCCACAAGCTGTGCTACGCATAGCCGGCAAAGGGATTGGAAATAAGATTCAATCTAATTCTGCCAAAGGTATTGAGGTAGTGGGAGAGGTGCCATTTTCCACTGCCTTTATGAAGCAACATCAAGGATTGATTGTGCCATTATTTTCAGGAAGTGGCATAAGAATTAAAACTATTGAAGCTATGTCAAACGGAGTGCCTGTAATTAGCACTTCTATTGGTGCACAAGGGCTTTCCGTGACAAATAGGGATGATATTTTGATCGCGGATACAGCCAAGGCTTTTGCAAAAGCTGTAATTGAACTGCTGCAAGAGGAATCTTTACGCAATACTATCTCCACTAATGGAAAAGCCTATGTCCAAAAGCATCACAATGAAGCATCAGCGATAGATTTGTTGAGTAAACTTTGA
- a CDS encoding saccharopine dehydrogenase NADP-binding domain-containing protein: MEQSILILGAGRSSGSLITYLGQWTSSNNIKLTVADLDELEAKRKSAAYPHIKTVQLDIHDSEQFEALIVDSTVVVSMLPHALHPKVAKLCIKHSKHLATASYAKREIMAFDKKAKENGLSFLFELGADPGIDHLSACKIINDIKEKGGTITSFKSFTGALMSPKNENDNPWNYKFTWNPKNVVTAGQGEMARYRVSELTYYVPYTRLFNKLWHINFPKLGAYEAYANRNSLDYTKHYRIEGVPTIIRGTLRRTGFCEAWNALILLGITENTTKITIPKNYSYKDFFLKFTDSHNTFSNRKAFEGLIGTPISKPTWEKIKYLKLNSNKIIGAGTYTPADVLEKLLLERWQLNPKDQDLLVMYHQIDYTLNESTHTITSCMSLKGKDAAHTAISDTVGLPLAMGVKLLLNGQIPKKGVILPVIPEIYIPILNELKEYGIVFKETVE; the protein is encoded by the coding sequence ATGGAGCAATCAATTCTCATCTTGGGTGCCGGCAGATCATCCGGTAGTTTAATTACTTACTTGGGACAATGGACATCTTCCAATAATATCAAATTGACTGTTGCAGATTTGGATGAATTAGAAGCAAAAAGAAAATCTGCCGCATATCCCCATATTAAAACCGTTCAATTAGACATACACGATAGTGAGCAATTTGAGGCTCTTATCGTTGATTCAACTGTTGTAGTTTCCATGCTTCCTCACGCCCTGCACCCAAAGGTTGCCAAACTTTGCATCAAACATTCCAAACACTTGGCTACAGCAAGTTATGCCAAAAGAGAAATCATGGCTTTTGACAAAAAAGCGAAGGAAAATGGGCTAAGCTTCCTATTTGAACTTGGTGCCGACCCGGGTATCGACCATTTATCTGCGTGCAAGATTATCAATGATATCAAGGAGAAAGGAGGAACCATTACGAGTTTCAAGAGTTTTACAGGTGCATTGATGTCTCCAAAAAATGAAAATGATAATCCTTGGAACTACAAGTTTACATGGAATCCTAAAAATGTAGTAACCGCTGGTCAAGGTGAAATGGCACGCTATCGAGTGTCCGAACTCACTTATTATGTCCCCTATACACGTTTATTTAACAAACTTTGGCATATTAATTTTCCTAAACTTGGCGCCTATGAAGCATATGCAAATAGGAATTCATTAGATTACACCAAACATTACCGTATTGAAGGTGTGCCAACAATCATTAGAGGCACACTACGCAGAACCGGCTTTTGTGAAGCATGGAATGCTTTAATTTTGTTGGGTATTACAGAGAACACAACTAAAATTACTATTCCAAAGAATTATTCTTATAAAGACTTTTTTTTGAAGTTTACTGATTCACATAATACATTCTCGAATAGAAAAGCTTTTGAAGGATTGATTGGCACGCCTATATCTAAACCAACTTGGGAGAAAATTAAATATCTCAAACTCAATTCCAATAAAATCATTGGCGCAGGCACCTATACTCCGGCAGATGTTCTAGAAAAGCTTTTACTTGAGCGATGGCAATTAAACCCGAAGGATCAGGACTTATTGGTGATGTATCATCAGATAGATTATACGCTCAATGAATCGACTCACACAATCACCAGCTGCATGTCACTCAAAGGCAAAGATGCTGCGCACACCGCCATAAGCGATACCGTTGGGCTACCACTTGCTATGGGTGTAAAATTGTTGTTGAACGGACAGATTCCCAAAAAAGGTGTGATTTTGCCCGTGATTCCTGAAATATATATACCCATTCTAAATGAACTAAAAGAATACGGTATTGTTTTTAAAGAAACAGTAGAATAA
- a CDS encoding PKD domain-containing protein, with protein MTHNYNTSLNSSFEENRLPLKRPFEMVKRVLGFKATLLALVLSCSNIAIAQTYTFTNCGATGRLGPTQGQVNTTYGSTTLNGQVTSYAGIQSWHVPDDGTYQITVAGAKGGDKNSGSLVGGKGAIMEGVFDLNAGEEIWILVGQSGNTGSGGGGGGATYVVNKTTGTILIVAGGGGGAMNQDGKPGLKTNNGTQNGGAAQGVIATSGGGYKLDGNLGGSASSYGITPGKSFLNGGEGGKGSSSPSSDGGFGGGGGCHASCGGSCGAGGGGGYNGGDQVYDYGLGGGSYNSGLMQNNVEGGNNGQGYAEFITLATKNSDIEVVNVQPVIVNAPGILCHNNEYDIDVTLTSNGPGKRSFVDVSVAMPGAAGITIKFFDISTLEVGTTKTFRIPNYKLKPTLLGNQPLTFTVLSSDQDNTNNTKVVNFDVTTLPSGSDFIPDVSFPGFPKSGSPDLVTHDKTFIYHFSPPTGYSNTGYGTTWSAKFAATIDNEPLPTNRYTFNPPSGSNNAYVSVKFKEEDVDKAVNLIFTVSDKTYGKCDSTIIRDLHVAPMPKVATQDAGGCLGTVLQFVNLTEIASGTIISTKWDFGDGTTSTDFAPQKTYSSKGFYTVKMVATSDLGFADSVIKVVEVIESPVAGFTFENQCGSTPMQFNNTSTIAVGVLSYTWDFGDETTSTDNSPTHIYNVPGPYEVTLTTTSDKGCANSVTKSVYNYPNSVPNFDLPVSICANQTVNILNKTTIPFSSWGSEWSSEHSNRTFDKNPTLTFSQAGQQWVKLKVTTQFGCVDSIVKMANVIPGPGIDISYSDVCSNTPVTFHSGIQKPNNIQVDYFWNVGGSLSAKSDPTFNIGKAGKYNVNLTVTYDNACAASKSIVVETGYRPLADFSLADVNCAGSPISVSNNTTISFGKAVYYWDMGDGATYNQMITPNHTYTNATPTQYTITLVATSENGVCPDTVSKNIMIGVVPSCNFNITHDWTYGQRGYTFEPEQAGAEYKWYFGDGLLSTQKSPVHQFPRDSKFPVKLIVTSPEGCQCEKTLDLVVENLDVKSDFALSGFAVYPNPSTGVITITNHNNTAIANISISNMLGATMMSKVESNSNSEYSFDLSGLANGVYMVKIVTADKQVLTHKVVISK; from the coding sequence ATGACACACAACTACAACACAAGTCTAAATTCCTCTTTCGAGGAAAATAGATTACCCTTAAAAAGACCATTTGAAATGGTCAAAAGAGTATTGGGTTTTAAAGCGACACTACTTGCTCTTGTATTGAGTTGCAGCAATATAGCAATTGCTCAAACTTATACTTTTACCAATTGCGGGGCGACCGGCAGATTGGGACCTACTCAGGGACAAGTCAACACCACTTATGGCTCAACTACATTGAACGGACAAGTTACATCCTATGCTGGTATTCAGAGTTGGCACGTGCCTGATGACGGCACTTATCAAATTACTGTTGCCGGAGCCAAAGGAGGAGACAAAAACTCAGGCTCGTTGGTAGGTGGTAAAGGAGCCATAATGGAAGGGGTTTTTGATTTAAATGCCGGAGAAGAAATCTGGATTTTGGTTGGACAATCAGGTAATACGGGATCCGGTGGTGGTGGTGGTGGTGCAACTTATGTTGTAAATAAAACCACAGGAACAATATTAATTGTTGCCGGAGGTGGCGGAGGTGCTATGAATCAAGATGGCAAACCCGGATTAAAAACCAACAATGGCACGCAAAATGGCGGTGCGGCACAAGGCGTTATTGCTACCTCAGGAGGGGGATATAAACTCGATGGTAATTTAGGTGGTAGCGCGAGCAGTTATGGCATTACTCCCGGTAAGTCATTTTTAAATGGTGGTGAAGGCGGAAAAGGCAGTTCATCCCCTAGCTCTGACGGAGGATTTGGAGGGGGCGGTGGCTGCCACGCAAGTTGCGGTGGCTCATGTGGTGCAGGCGGTGGAGGCGGTTATAATGGTGGCGACCAAGTATATGATTACGGATTAGGAGGTGGATCTTATAATAGCGGACTCATGCAAAATAATGTAGAAGGTGGTAACAATGGTCAAGGATATGCAGAATTCATTACCTTAGCTACTAAGAACTCCGATATTGAAGTAGTGAATGTTCAGCCGGTGATTGTAAACGCTCCCGGTATTTTATGCCATAATAATGAGTATGATATTGACGTAACCCTTACCAGTAATGGACCCGGAAAACGCTCTTTTGTAGATGTAAGTGTTGCGATGCCGGGTGCAGCAGGAATTACCATTAAATTTTTTGATATTAGCACTCTCGAAGTTGGAACAACTAAAACATTTAGAATTCCAAATTACAAACTCAAACCAACCCTTTTGGGCAATCAACCACTTACATTTACTGTATTGAGCTCCGATCAGGATAATACCAACAATACCAAAGTGGTAAATTTTGATGTAACAACCCTACCTTCGGGTTCTGATTTTATCCCTGACGTTTCTTTCCCCGGATTCCCTAAGAGTGGTTCTCCTGACCTTGTAACACATGACAAAACCTTTATTTATCACTTCTCTCCTCCAACCGGATACAGTAATACTGGTTACGGAACAACATGGTCTGCAAAATTTGCAGCTACTATTGACAACGAACCATTACCTACTAACCGATACACATTCAACCCTCCTTCAGGTTCAAATAATGCTTATGTTTCTGTCAAGTTCAAAGAAGAGGATGTTGATAAAGCAGTTAACTTAATATTTACAGTTTCCGATAAGACTTATGGTAAATGTGACTCCACTATAATTCGCGACCTTCATGTAGCTCCGATGCCCAAAGTTGCCACACAAGATGCGGGAGGATGTTTGGGCACAGTTTTACAATTTGTTAATCTAACAGAAATAGCTTCGGGTACTATTATATCTACAAAATGGGATTTTGGAGACGGAACTACTTCTACTGATTTTGCACCTCAAAAGACATACTCTTCAAAAGGATTCTATACTGTTAAAATGGTAGCAACCTCAGACTTGGGATTTGCAGATTCTGTTATTAAAGTTGTTGAGGTGATTGAGAGCCCCGTTGCCGGTTTTACTTTTGAAAATCAATGCGGGTCAACTCCAATGCAGTTTAATAATACAAGTACTATTGCTGTAGGCGTATTGTCATATACTTGGGATTTTGGAGATGAGACTACAAGCACTGATAACAGTCCGACACACATTTACAATGTTCCGGGACCTTATGAAGTTACTTTAACTACCACTTCTGATAAAGGATGTGCTAATTCGGTTACCAAATCTGTTTACAACTATCCAAATTCAGTTCCTAACTTTGACTTACCGGTCAGCATTTGCGCTAACCAAACTGTTAATATTCTCAATAAGACTACTATCCCATTCTCATCTTGGGGAAGCGAATGGTCTTCTGAACATTCAAACAGAACTTTTGACAAGAACCCTACACTAACATTCTCTCAAGCAGGACAACAATGGGTTAAACTTAAAGTTACTACTCAATTCGGATGTGTGGATTCTATTGTAAAAATGGCTAATGTTATTCCGGGTCCCGGCATTGACATCTCATACTCTGATGTATGTTCTAACACTCCGGTTACTTTCCACAGCGGTATTCAAAAACCGAATAACATACAAGTGGACTATTTCTGGAACGTGGGTGGAAGTCTATCTGCTAAGTCTGACCCTACTTTCAACATCGGCAAAGCCGGAAAATACAATGTTAACTTGACTGTTACTTATGATAATGCTTGTGCTGCTTCAAAATCTATTGTGGTGGAAACAGGGTACAGACCTCTTGCTGATTTCTCTTTGGCTGACGTGAATTGCGCAGGCAGTCCTATCAGCGTTTCTAACAACACTACTATCAGTTTTGGCAAAGCGGTATATTATTGGGATATGGGCGATGGTGCTACATACAACCAGATGATTACGCCTAATCACACATACACCAACGCAACTCCTACGCAATATACGATTACATTAGTTGCCACTTCTGAAAATGGCGTTTGTCCTGACACTGTTTCTAAAAACATCATGATTGGCGTGGTTCCTTCTTGTAATTTCAATATCACACATGATTGGACTTATGGACAGAGAGGTTATACTTTTGAACCTGAACAAGCAGGTGCTGAATATAAATGGTACTTCGGTGACGGACTGCTTTCTACACAAAAATCTCCGGTTCACCAATTCCCGCGTGATAGTAAATTCCCTGTCAAATTGATTGTTACCTCCCCTGAAGGATGTCAGTGTGAAAAAACACTTGACTTAGTAGTAGAGAATCTTGATGTGAAATCAGACTTCGCACTCAGTGGTTTTGCGGTTTATCCTAACCCTAGCACAGGAGTGATTACAATTACCAATCACAATAACACTGCAATTGCTAACATCTCTATTTCCAACATGCTCGGAGCTACTATGATGAGCAAAGTTGAAAGCAACTCCAACAGCGAATACAGTTTCGACCTTTCGGGCTTGGCTAACGGAGTGTATATGGTAAAAATCGTTACGGCTGACAAGCAAGTGCTAACTCACAAAGTGGTGATTAGCAAGTAA
- a CDS encoding LD-carboxypeptidase, whose product MLPLPKLKPGDKIAIAAPARKVSVDEMQGFIKWCEQNKWEVIISSNLFASNHQFSGTDEQRINDFNTLLSNPDIKAIFCARGGYGSAKIIDQIKWGLLIDNPKWICGYSDITAIHQHLLNKFNIPSLHCLMPISFTQYDNADFHKSSELTAYLLKTGDLSYSLPETFTLVDCNKLPITGGNLSVLYSLMGSVSLSQNINRIVFIEDLDEYLYHIDRMFNSLSRSNFFEGVRLIISGGLTNMHDNITPFGQSAEEIIASYAQKLDIPYASNFPVGHIAKNFPIPIGWNATIKDNKITFVQP is encoded by the coding sequence ATGTTGCCATTACCTAAATTAAAACCTGGAGATAAAATAGCCATTGCAGCCCCGGCACGCAAAGTATCCGTTGACGAGATGCAAGGATTTATAAAATGGTGCGAACAAAACAAATGGGAAGTTATTATTTCATCTAATTTATTTGCAAGCAATCATCAATTTTCCGGCACAGACGAGCAAAGAATCAACGACTTCAATACGCTGCTTTCAAACCCTGACATTAAAGCTATTTTTTGCGCCAGAGGTGGTTATGGTTCTGCAAAAATTATTGACCAAATCAAATGGGGATTGCTTATTGACAACCCAAAATGGATCTGTGGTTACAGTGATATCACCGCAATACATCAGCATTTACTTAACAAGTTCAATATTCCTTCCTTGCATTGTTTGATGCCAATCTCGTTTACACAATATGACAATGCAGATTTTCATAAGTCATCAGAATTGACCGCATACTTATTAAAAACCGGAGACCTCTCCTACTCTCTACCTGAAACTTTTACATTAGTTGATTGCAATAAGCTCCCCATAACAGGCGGAAATCTTTCTGTACTCTACAGTCTGATGGGTTCTGTTAGTCTCTCTCAAAACATCAATCGAATTGTATTTATTGAAGACTTGGATGAATACTTATATCACATAGACCGCATGTTCAATTCCCTTAGTAGAAGTAATTTTTTTGAGGGTGTACGGTTAATTATCTCGGGAGGCTTAACAAATATGCATGACAATATAACACCTTTTGGACAATCAGCTGAAGAAATTATAGCATCATACGCTCAGAAGCTTGATATTCCTTATGCGAGCAACTTCCCTGTAGGACATATTGCAAAGAATTTTCCTATTCCGATTGGCTGGAACGCAACAATTAAAGATAATAAAATTACATTTGTGCAGCCGTGA
- a CDS encoding PKD domain-containing protein: MNHYYNSRGKFSSISRITRKQILCFSIKKSAFVIAVLLSSSALFGQQVFKFTNAGAVGQTGPSQAQINTAYTSTNLDGKVTCLNGYQYWTVPASGMYRIKAAGAAGGIISSSNAGQGAIMEADLMLIGGQVLKILVGQKGNSSASGSGSGGGGTFVATSDDVPLVVAGGGGGRYDQSSSLYNANAVTNNDAQKSGCNSGGSAGTNGNGGQGCSNNGAAGGGGFFTNGTTTSWGTFGYSFINGGKGGNTSYDPNCIGGFGGGGGTHGNTGGGGGGGGYSGGGGGYHSTSDGSGGGGGSFVLTTALKLNTSNGKYNNSSTFNGDVVGNLNEMNKDHGYVDITIISVGNSDIEAVSIKPITPIANTMCVRTKYEYEVTFKNNGPDDASYINFEVTAPGMTKLEYNFFDIRDLANGATKTYKIAAPDKISCNATGSQGLTLNITKVLSDGDNASNNLVTTYYNVVSLPYGTDFTPAAGFPGFIKVDQPTLVTHDKTYRYDFTPPTGYANSGYGTTWSTSFYGIIDNEPLPSDRYNIIPPAGSINGYLTLKLKKEDIDKNITFFFTVKEFVLGKCDSIISRDLHVAPMPDVSYEDVGGCLGSELQFINNSSIASGTILSTKWDFGDGTTSDLFSPQKTFNTKGIYFVKMVATSDLGFADSVIKQINVIETPVADFSFDNQCGLTPYQFINKSTLAAGTLTYVWNFGDENSSTDKDPTHIYNNPGPYEVTLSAISDNGCHSEITKAIYSYPNSVPNFDLPVSICANQTVNILNKTTIPFSSWGSEWSSENIANRTFDKNPTLTFSQAGQQWVKLKVTTQFGCVDSIVKMANVIPGPGIDISYSDVCSNTPVTFHSGIQKPNNIQVDYFWNVGGSLSAKSDPTFNIGKAGKYNVNLTVTYDNACVASQSMVVETGYRPQADFSLPDVNCAGSPISVSNNTTISFGKAVYYWDMGDGATYNQMITPNHTYTNATPTQYTITLVATSENGVCPDTVSKNIMIGVVPSCNFNITHDWTYGQRGYTFEPEQAGAEYKWYFGDGLLSTQESPVHQFPRDGKFPVKLIVTSPEGCQCEQTLDHVVENLDVKSDFALSGFAVYPNPSTGMITITNHNNTAIANISISNMLGATVMSKVESNSNSEYSFDLSDMSNGVYMVKIVTADNQVLTHKVVISK, encoded by the coding sequence ATGAATCACTATTACAATTCACGAGGAAAGTTCTCCTCTATCAGTAGGATTACACGCAAGCAAATTTTGTGTTTTTCCATTAAAAAAAGTGCTTTTGTCATTGCGGTACTGTTAAGTAGTAGCGCATTATTTGGACAACAAGTTTTTAAATTTACCAATGCCGGTGCAGTCGGACAAACAGGACCATCACAGGCACAAATTAACACAGCCTATACATCAACAAATTTAGATGGCAAAGTAACTTGTCTTAATGGTTATCAATATTGGACAGTGCCTGCATCTGGAATGTACCGAATAAAAGCTGCCGGTGCTGCCGGTGGAATTATTAGCAGCAGCAATGCAGGCCAAGGTGCAATTATGGAGGCTGATTTAATGTTAATTGGAGGACAAGTACTTAAAATACTTGTAGGACAAAAAGGCAACTCTAGCGCAAGCGGTTCGGGATCTGGCGGTGGCGGTACATTTGTCGCCACAAGTGATGATGTTCCTCTTGTCGTTGCAGGTGGCGGTGGGGGACGATATGACCAAAGTTCATCATTATACAATGCAAATGCAGTAACCAATAATGATGCACAAAAATCCGGGTGTAACAGTGGTGGCAGTGCGGGGACCAATGGCAACGGAGGCCAAGGTTGCAGCAATAATGGTGCGGCCGGTGGCGGTGGTTTTTTTACAAATGGAACAACAACCTCTTGGGGAACATTTGGCTACTCATTTATTAATGGAGGAAAAGGTGGCAATACCAGTTATGACCCCAATTGCATAGGTGGATTTGGCGGTGGTGGTGGCACACACGGTAACACCGGTGGCGGTGGCGGTGGTGGCGGATATTCAGGTGGTGGTGGCGGCTACCACAGCACTTCTGATGGCAGTGGCGGTGGCGGTGGCTCTTTTGTTCTCACTACTGCACTTAAACTTAATACTTCCAATGGAAAATACAATAATTCTTCTACTTTCAATGGTGATGTTGTGGGTAATTTGAACGAAATGAATAAAGATCATGGTTATGTTGACATTACAATCATTAGTGTAGGAAATTCTGACATAGAAGCAGTTTCTATTAAACCCATCACGCCTATAGCAAACACTATGTGTGTTAGAACAAAATACGAATACGAAGTTACTTTTAAAAACAACGGACCCGATGATGCGTCTTATATCAACTTTGAGGTTACTGCTCCGGGTATGACAAAATTAGAATATAATTTCTTTGACATCAGAGACCTTGCAAATGGAGCTACTAAAACATACAAAATTGCTGCTCCCGATAAAATTTCTTGTAATGCAACCGGTAGTCAAGGTTTAACATTGAATATTACTAAGGTATTGAGTGATGGAGATAACGCTTCAAACAATTTAGTTACCACGTATTACAATGTGGTTTCATTACCTTACGGAACTGATTTCACACCGGCTGCCGGATTCCCCGGATTCATAAAAGTGGATCAGCCAACATTAGTAACTCATGACAAAACCTACCGATATGATTTTACTCCTCCTACAGGGTATGCCAACTCAGGATATGGGACAACATGGAGTACAAGTTTCTATGGCATTATTGACAATGAGCCTCTCCCTTCAGACAGATATAATATTATTCCCCCAGCCGGTAGTATCAATGGTTATCTTACACTTAAACTTAAGAAGGAAGATATTGACAAAAACATTACTTTCTTCTTTACTGTTAAAGAATTTGTTTTGGGCAAATGCGATTCTATCATTTCCAGAGACTTGCATGTTGCACCAATGCCCGATGTAAGCTATGAAGATGTGGGTGGATGCTTAGGCTCTGAACTTCAGTTTATCAACAACTCTTCTATTGCTTCCGGAACAATCCTTTCTACAAAGTGGGATTTTGGAGACGGAACAACCTCGGATTTATTCTCTCCACAAAAAACCTTTAACACCAAAGGCATCTATTTTGTCAAAATGGTGGCAACCTCAGATTTGGGATTTGCTGATTCTGTTATCAAACAAATCAATGTGATTGAAACCCCGGTTGCAGACTTCTCATTTGACAATCAGTGTGGACTAACACCATATCAGTTTATCAACAAGAGTACTTTGGCTGCTGGCACCCTTACTTATGTTTGGAACTTTGGTGACGAAAACAGTAGTACAGATAAAGACCCTACACATATATATAATAATCCGGGACCTTATGAAGTTACACTTTCTGCAATCTCGGATAATGGATGTCATTCTGAAATTACCAAGGCTATTTACAGCTATCCAAATTCAGTTCCTAACTTTGACTTACCGGTTAGCATTTGTGCTAACCAAACTGTTAATATTCTCAATAAGACTACTATCCCATTCTCATCTTGGGGTAGCGAATGGTCTTCTGAAAATATTGCAAACAGAACTTTTGACAAGAACCCTACACTAACATTCTCTCAAGCAGGACAACAATGGGTTAAACTTAAAGTTACTACTCAATTCGGATGTGTGGATTCTATCGTAAAAATGGCTAATGTTATTCCGGGTCCCGGCATTGACATCTCATACTCTGATGTATGTTCTAACACTCCGGTTACGTTCCACAGCGGTATTCAAAAACCGAATAACATACAAGTGGACTATTTCTGGAACGTGGGTGGAAGTCTATCTGCTAAGTCTGACCCTACTTTCAACATCGGTAAAGCCGGAAAATACAATGTTAACTTGACTGTTACTTATGATAATGCTTGTGTTGCTTCCCAATCTATGGTTGTTGAAACCGGATATAGACCTCAAGCTGATTTCTCTCTTCCTGATGTGAACTGTGCCGGCAGTCCTATCAGCGTTTCTAACAACACTACTATCAGTTTTGGCAAAGCGGTATATTATTGGGATATGGGCGATGGTGCTACATACAACCAGATGATTACGCCTAATCACACATACACCAACGCAACTCCTACGCAATATACGATTACATTAGTTGCCACTTCTGAAAATGGCGTTTGTCCTGACACTGTTTCTAAAAACATCATGATTGGCGTGGTTCCTTCTTGTAATTTCAATATCACACATGATTGGACTTATGGACAGAGAGGTTATACTTTTGAACCTGAACAAGCAGGTGCTGAATATAAATGGTACTTCGGGGACGGACTGCTTTCTACACAAGAATCTCCGGTTCACCAATTTCCACGTGATGGCAAATTCCCTGTTAAATTGATTGTTACCTCCCCTGAAGGATGTCAGTGTGAACAAACGCTTGACCATGTAGTAGAGAATCTTGATGTGAAATCAGACTTCGCACTCAGTGGTTTTGCGGTTTACCCTAACCCTAGCACAGGAATGATTACAATTACCAATCACAATAATACTGCAATAGCTAACATCTCCATTTCCAACATGCTTGGAGCTACTGTAATGAGCAAAGTTGAAAGCAACTCCAACAGCGAATACAGTTTTGACCTTTCCGATATGTCTAACGGAGTATATATGGTTAAAATAGTTACTGCCGACAACCAAGTGCTAACTCACAAGGTTGTGATTAGCAAGTAA